In one Trichosurus vulpecula isolate mTriVul1 chromosome 8, mTriVul1.pri, whole genome shotgun sequence genomic region, the following are encoded:
- the LOC118829783 gene encoding olfactory receptor 4K13-like produces MKMKNNSMLNEFILLGLTSSWELEIFYFVIFLLAYLSILAGNCLIILMVTFDSHLHSTPMYFLLANLSFIDIIFSTVTVPKMIVDFLSERKTISFWGCMAQIFLAHLLGGSEIALLVVMAVDRYVAICKPLHYTTIMNHRIVVGSVLLSWMVGFVHTMSQMAFMVSLPFCGPNVIDDVFCDLPLVLKLACSDTSVQELLLVVFSMLLSMISFFLLLVSYIVILVTVWLRSPSGLSKALSTLSAHITVVTLFFGSLILIYAWPVSYSLDKFLSVFSSVITPLLNPIIYSLRNQEMKAAMIRLRSRHIRSKPNC; encoded by the coding sequence atgaagatgaagaataacTCTATGCTAAATGAGTTTATTTTGTTAGGTCTCACCAGTTCTTGGGAACTTGAGATTTTCTATTTTGTGATCTTCCTCCTTGCCTATCTATCAATCTTGGCTGGTAACTGTCTCATTATACTTATGGTGACTTTTGACTCCCACTTGCACTCAACTCCCATGTACTTCCTCCTAGCCAACCTCTCTTTTATTGACATAATTTTTTCCACTGTTACTGTCCCTAAAATGATTGTGGACTTCTTAAGTGAGAGGAAAACCATCTCCTTTTGGGGCTGCATGGCACAAATATTTCTAGCTCATTTGTTGGGAGGGAGTGAGATAGCTCTTCTCGTAGTGATGGCTGTTGACAGATATGTTGCAATATGTAAGCCCCTCCACTATACTACTATCATGAACCATCGCATTGTGGTAGGAAGTGTGCTGCTTTCATGGATGGTTGGGTTTGTGCACACTATGAGCCAAATGGCCTTTATGGTGAGTCTGCCCTTCTGTGGCCCTAATGTGATCGATGATGTTTTTTGTGACCTTCCCCTTGTGTTAAAACTTGCTTGTAGTGACACTTCTGTCCAGGAGCTGCTTCTTGTTGTATTCAGTATGTTGCTTTCCatgatctccttttttcttttgcttgtctCTTATATTGTTATATTAGTTACTGTCTGGCTTCGCTCCCCTAGTGGACTGTCTAAGGCTCTGTCTACACTGTCTGCTCATATCACCGTGGTAACTCTTTTCTTTGGGTCACTAATCTTAATCTATGCTTGGCCAGTTAGTTATTCATTAGATAAATTTCTTTCAGTGTTTTCCTCAGTTATCACTCCTCTCCTGAATCCAATTATCTATAGCTTAAGGAATCAGGAGATGAAAGCAGCCATGATTCGACTGAGAAGTCGACACATCCGTTCCAAGCCAAACTGCTAA